In Listeria cossartiae subsp. cossartiae, the following proteins share a genomic window:
- the namA gene encoding NADPH dehydrogenase NamA, with translation MSKLFSEYKLKDVTLKNRIVMSPMCMYSVENKDGIATDFHFAHYVSRAAGGTGLVILEATAVQEIGRISEFDLGLWNDEQVPALKKLVDGLHYHGAKAGIQLAHAGRKAVLPGEIVAPSAIAFDEKSAKPVELTKEAIKEVVADFKRAAYRAKEAGFDVIEIHAAHGYLIHQFLSPITNRREDNYGGPAGNRYKILSDIIKAIKEVWDGPIIVRVSATDYAHGGLQLEDHIPFAKWMKADGVELIDVSTGGLVNVAPPVFPGYQVPFADEIRRGAGIATGALGLITRGEQAEEILCNERADLIIVGRELLRNPYFAKDAAKQLGETIEGPKQYSRAWK, from the coding sequence ATGTCAAAATTATTTTCAGAATATAAATTAAAAGATGTAACGTTAAAAAACAGAATTGTTATGTCACCAATGTGCATGTATTCAGTAGAAAATAAAGACGGGATTGCAACAGACTTTCATTTTGCACACTATGTTTCTAGAGCAGCTGGCGGTACAGGACTTGTTATTTTAGAAGCAACCGCGGTTCAAGAAATCGGCCGCATTTCTGAGTTTGATTTAGGGTTATGGAATGACGAACAAGTTCCAGCTTTAAAAAAATTAGTCGATGGCCTTCATTATCACGGCGCAAAAGCGGGTATCCAATTAGCGCACGCTGGGCGAAAAGCCGTTTTACCCGGTGAAATTGTAGCTCCTTCTGCGATTGCTTTTGACGAAAAATCTGCCAAACCAGTAGAACTGACAAAAGAAGCGATTAAAGAAGTCGTGGCTGATTTTAAACGTGCCGCTTATCGCGCAAAAGAAGCTGGCTTTGATGTTATTGAAATTCACGCCGCGCACGGTTATTTGATTCATCAATTTTTATCACCAATTACGAATCGTCGTGAAGATAATTACGGCGGACCTGCTGGCAATCGTTATAAAATTTTAAGCGATATTATCAAAGCAATAAAAGAAGTATGGGACGGCCCAATTATTGTTCGGGTTTCTGCAACGGATTATGCACATGGTGGCTTGCAATTAGAAGACCACATTCCGTTTGCTAAATGGATGAAAGCAGATGGCGTGGAACTAATTGATGTTAGTACAGGTGGCTTAGTAAATGTAGCTCCGCCAGTTTTCCCGGGCTATCAAGTTCCTTTTGCAGATGAGATTCGTCGTGGGGCGGGGATTGCGACCGGGGCGCTCGGACTTATTACACGAGGCGAGCAAGCGGAAGAAATTTTATGTAACGAACGAGCAGATTTAATTATCGTCGGTCGTGAATTATTACGTAATCCTTATTTTGCCAAAGATGCAGCCAAACAATTAGGCGAAACGATTGAAGGACCAAAACAATATTCACGAGCTTGGAAATAA
- a CDS encoding YvcK family protein, with the protein MKKETKPKVVVIGGGTGLPVILKGLKKKDIHLTAIVTVADDGGSSGKIREQMDVLPPGDIRNVMLALSNVDPRVVDLFQYRFAVDGDLSGHVIGNLILTALSQLNDSYVDAINVLATVLKIRGKVIPATDQPLILNAEMEDGSIVHGESLIPLQGKHINRVYIEPENVKPYPTAVEAVKEADLIVIGPGSLYTSILPNLLLTELADEIIASKAPKVYITNILTQIGETDFFSDADHIKVIHEHVGKSFIDKTLINTTTVPKELLFPEDVAQVEHNAKGMEELGVEAIYQDFLSTEDGLVRHAAEKVADALLAMLPDQNNEKE; encoded by the coding sequence ATGAAAAAGGAAACGAAACCTAAAGTAGTCGTAATCGGTGGCGGAACAGGTCTTCCAGTCATTTTAAAAGGCCTTAAAAAGAAAGATATTCATTTAACGGCGATTGTGACTGTAGCGGACGATGGTGGTAGTTCTGGTAAAATCCGTGAGCAAATGGATGTGCTTCCACCGGGGGATATTCGCAACGTGATGCTGGCGTTATCCAATGTCGATCCACGAGTTGTGGATTTATTTCAATATCGTTTTGCGGTAGATGGCGATTTATCCGGGCATGTTATTGGAAATCTAATTTTAACGGCTTTATCGCAATTGAATGATAGTTATGTTGATGCGATTAATGTTCTGGCTACAGTGCTGAAAATTCGCGGTAAAGTTATTCCGGCAACAGATCAACCGCTTATTTTAAATGCCGAAATGGAAGATGGTTCTATTGTGCATGGCGAGTCGCTTATCCCGTTACAAGGGAAGCATATTAATCGTGTCTACATTGAACCAGAAAATGTAAAACCGTATCCGACAGCAGTCGAAGCAGTGAAAGAAGCTGATTTGATTGTAATTGGTCCGGGAAGTTTATACACGAGTATTTTACCAAATTTATTACTTACGGAATTAGCCGATGAAATCATAGCAAGTAAGGCTCCGAAAGTTTATATTACCAATATTTTAACGCAAATTGGCGAAACCGACTTTTTCTCAGATGCGGATCATATTAAAGTTATCCATGAGCATGTGGGGAAATCATTTATCGACAAAACGTTGATTAATACGACCACAGTTCCAAAAGAGCTATTATTCCCAGAGGATGTTGCGCAAGTAGAGCATAACGCCAAAGGAATGGAAGAGCTTGGTGTGGAAGCAATTTATCAAGATTTTCTTTCTACAGAGGATGGCCTTGTGCGCCATGCTGCTGAAAAGGTGGCAGATGCGCTTTTAGCAATGTTACCTGACCAAAATAACGAAAAGGAGTGA
- the rapZ gene encoding RNase adapter RapZ yields MASKQLKLVIITGMSGAGKTVAMQSLEDLGYFCVDNLPPSLLPKFWELMKESDKMDKIALVMDLRGREFFDSIEPALDELDNTNFITTKILFLEADDKVLVSRYKETRRHHPLEPNGSVLDGINAERELLSDLKGRSQLVINTSNMAPRELRERINNEFQTEDKDVFNVQLMSFGFKYGIPIDADLVFDVRFLPNPHYIDKMRPLTGLDEDVYEYVMKWPETQTFLDKLVDLLMFTLPFYKREGKTQLVIAIGCTGGQHRSVALTEFVGKAIQQKYETTISHRDMKRRKGR; encoded by the coding sequence ATGGCTTCTAAACAATTAAAATTAGTAATCATTACTGGGATGTCTGGGGCAGGAAAAACAGTTGCAATGCAGTCTTTAGAAGATCTCGGTTATTTTTGTGTAGATAATTTACCACCAAGTTTACTTCCGAAATTCTGGGAGCTAATGAAAGAAAGCGACAAAATGGATAAAATCGCGCTCGTAATGGATCTTCGCGGACGAGAGTTTTTCGATTCGATTGAACCTGCGCTTGATGAATTAGATAATACCAATTTTATAACAACGAAAATCCTCTTTTTAGAGGCTGATGATAAGGTGCTTGTTTCGCGTTATAAGGAAACACGCCGTCACCATCCACTAGAGCCGAATGGTTCAGTGCTTGATGGGATTAATGCAGAGCGCGAACTGCTTAGTGATTTAAAAGGGCGCTCGCAACTAGTTATTAATACGTCGAATATGGCACCACGCGAGTTACGCGAACGAATTAATAATGAATTTCAAACCGAAGATAAAGATGTATTCAATGTGCAATTGATGTCGTTTGGTTTCAAATATGGGATTCCGATTGATGCAGACTTAGTATTTGATGTGCGCTTTTTACCGAATCCACACTATATCGACAAAATGCGTCCGCTGACAGGGCTTGATGAGGACGTTTATGAATATGTGATGAAATGGCCGGAAACGCAAACCTTTTTAGATAAATTAGTCGATTTATTAATGTTTACACTTCCTTTTTACAAACGAGAAGGGAAGACGCAGTTAGTCATTGCCATTGGGTGCACAGGAGGACAGCATCGTTCTGTAGCTTTAACCGAGTTCGTTGGTAAAGCAATCCAACAAAAATATGAGACAACGATTTCACACCGAGATATGAAACGTAGAAAGGGTCGTTAA
- a CDS encoding phospho-sugar mutase encodes MNWQEEYQKWVSNEELDSALRQQLTKMEANEKELEDSFYRNMEFGTAGMRGVLGAGTNRMNIYTIRKASLGLAQFVAENGEEAKKRGIVIAYDPRHMSREFAFESAAVLGHHGVKSYVFDALRPTPELSFAVRHLNAFGGIVITASHNPPEYNGYKIYGEDGGQMPPTGASAVIEYINAVEDIFSVEVANQEVLIENGLLEVISEKVDRPYLEKLKEVIVNKALVQERGEDLKIVFTPLHGTGGILGVPALESVGFTNIVKVDEQFVNDPDFGTVKSPNPENREAFLLAIEYGKKFGGDILVGTDPDADRLGVAVRNADGKYEVLSGNQIGAIILHYLLKQKKAQNELPANAAVLKSIVTSNLGTEIAKHYGAEMIEVLTGFKFIAEQIKHFEETGKHTFEFGYEESNGYMVKPFTRDKDAIQAVLAIAEVALVSKVEGRTLLEDLDQIYAEFGYYNEDLVSLTLSGKDGSERIKEITSSFREQLPTSMGGFVVERAEDYLRSETTWIATGKTEVIHLPTADVIKCYFEDGSWFCLRPSGTEPKIKFYFSIRGESKEESTAKLEKVKADLMQHIEA; translated from the coding sequence ATGAATTGGCAGGAAGAATATCAGAAGTGGGTTTCGAATGAAGAACTGGATAGTGCATTAAGACAGCAATTGACGAAGATGGAAGCGAATGAGAAGGAACTGGAAGATAGTTTTTATCGGAATATGGAATTTGGAACGGCGGGAATGCGTGGTGTGTTAGGCGCTGGAACGAACCGTATGAACATCTATACTATTCGTAAAGCATCACTAGGTTTGGCGCAATTTGTGGCTGAAAACGGCGAAGAGGCGAAGAAGCGTGGGATTGTTATTGCGTATGATCCTCGTCATATGTCACGCGAATTTGCTTTTGAATCGGCAGCAGTTTTAGGTCATCATGGTGTGAAAAGTTATGTGTTTGATGCACTTCGACCAACGCCGGAACTTTCTTTTGCTGTGCGTCATTTAAATGCGTTTGGCGGGATCGTTATTACAGCTAGTCATAATCCGCCAGAATACAATGGCTATAAAATTTACGGTGAAGATGGCGGGCAAATGCCTCCAACTGGCGCGAGTGCGGTTATTGAGTACATAAATGCAGTAGAAGATATTTTTTCGGTAGAAGTGGCGAATCAAGAAGTATTAATCGAAAATGGCTTACTTGAAGTAATTAGCGAAAAAGTCGATCGTCCTTATTTGGAAAAATTAAAAGAAGTGATTGTAAATAAAGCGCTTGTTCAAGAACGTGGCGAGGATTTGAAAATTGTTTTCACGCCGCTTCATGGTACTGGCGGAATTCTTGGCGTGCCTGCGCTTGAAAGTGTTGGCTTCACAAATATTGTTAAGGTAGATGAGCAATTTGTGAATGATCCTGATTTTGGGACGGTAAAATCGCCTAATCCGGAAAATCGGGAAGCATTTTTACTAGCGATTGAATATGGTAAAAAGTTTGGCGGCGATATTTTAGTAGGAACCGATCCGGATGCTGACCGTTTAGGCGTGGCAGTTCGTAATGCGGACGGGAAATACGAAGTTTTATCTGGAAACCAAATTGGTGCGATTATTTTACATTATTTATTGAAACAAAAGAAAGCGCAAAATGAGTTGCCAGCCAATGCGGCGGTATTGAAATCGATTGTAACGAGTAATCTTGGGACGGAAATCGCGAAGCATTACGGCGCTGAAATGATTGAAGTTTTAACTGGTTTCAAATTTATCGCGGAACAAATTAAGCATTTTGAAGAAACTGGTAAGCATACGTTTGAATTTGGTTATGAAGAAAGTAATGGTTACATGGTTAAGCCGTTTACACGTGATAAAGATGCGATTCAAGCGGTCCTTGCGATTGCTGAAGTGGCGCTTGTTAGCAAAGTAGAAGGTAGAACTTTACTGGAAGATTTAGATCAAATTTATGCTGAATTTGGTTATTATAATGAAGATCTCGTTTCACTCACTTTAAGCGGAAAAGATGGCTCCGAGCGCATCAAAGAAATTACTAGTAGCTTCCGCGAACAACTGCCAACGAGTATGGGCGGATTTGTAGTGGAACGGGCGGAAGATTATTTAAGAAGCGAAACAACTTGGATTGCAACAGGGAAAACCGAAGTGATTCATTTACCAACAGCGGATGTCATTAAATGTTATTTTGAAGATGGTTCGTGGTTCTGCTTACGCCCATCAGGCACAGAACCGAAAATCAAATTCTACTTTAGCATTCGCGGTGAGAGTAAGGAAGAAAGTACCGCAAAATTAGAAAAAGTAAAAGCTGATTTGATGCAACATATCGAAGCTTAA
- the trxB gene encoding thioredoxin-disulfide reductase, which translates to MASEEKIYDVIIIGAGPAGMTAALYTSRADLDTLMIERGVPGGQMVNTAEVENYPGFDSILGPDLSDKMLSGAKQFGAEYAYGDIKEVVDGKEFKTVTAGAKTYKARAIIIATGAEHRKLGAAGEEELSGRGVSYCAVCDGAFFKNRELIVVGGGDSAVEEGTYLTRYADKVTIVHRRDKLRAQQILQDRAFKDEKVDFIWNSTVEEIVGDGKKVTGAKLVSTVDGSESIMPVDGVFIYVGLVPLTKAFLNLGITDEEGYIKTDEEMRTNLPGIFAAGDVRAKSLRQIVTATGDGGLAGQNAQKYVEELKESLEAEAAK; encoded by the coding sequence ATGGCTAGTGAAGAAAAAATTTATGATGTGATTATTATTGGAGCGGGACCTGCTGGAATGACAGCAGCTTTATATACTTCCCGTGCAGATTTAGATACGTTAATGATTGAACGCGGTGTACCCGGCGGACAAATGGTAAATACAGCAGAGGTAGAAAATTACCCTGGATTTGATAGCATTTTAGGACCAGATTTATCCGACAAGATGCTTAGCGGTGCGAAACAATTCGGCGCTGAGTATGCTTATGGTGACATTAAAGAAGTCGTTGATGGAAAAGAATTTAAAACAGTAACAGCAGGCGCAAAAACATATAAAGCTCGGGCGATTATTATTGCAACTGGGGCTGAACACCGTAAACTTGGCGCGGCTGGTGAAGAAGAGCTTAGCGGACGCGGCGTTTCTTACTGTGCAGTTTGTGACGGAGCGTTCTTTAAAAATCGCGAATTAATCGTGGTTGGCGGCGGAGACTCTGCGGTTGAAGAAGGAACTTATTTGACTCGTTATGCCGATAAAGTAACAATCGTACACCGTCGTGATAAATTACGGGCACAACAAATTTTACAAGATCGTGCTTTTAAAGATGAAAAAGTTGATTTTATTTGGAATAGTACGGTAGAAGAAATTGTTGGTGATGGCAAAAAAGTAACAGGTGCTAAACTTGTTTCTACTGTAGATGGTTCCGAATCGATTATGCCGGTGGATGGTGTTTTCATTTACGTTGGACTTGTGCCACTTACGAAAGCATTTTTAAACCTAGGTATTACAGATGAGGAAGGTTATATCAAAACAGATGAAGAAATGCGTACAAATCTTCCAGGAATTTTTGCGGCAGGAGATGTTCGTGCGAAAAGCTTACGTCAAATTGTAACAGCTACAGGCGACGGCGGACTTGCTGGACAAAATGCACAAAAATATGTGGAAGAATTAAAAGAGTCACTAGAGGCAGAAGCAGCAAAATAA
- the whiA gene encoding DNA-binding protein WhiA codes for MSFASETKKELTHMDVSDSDAKVELAAFIRMNGAISFSNQLVIMDVQTENAAIARRMYQLLKDLYEVPIELLVRRKMKLKKNNVYIVRLKAGTRGILEDLRILEPPMTFTKSIDRGFVKKRSAKRAYLRGAFLASGSVNNPETSSYHLEIFSVYEEHNEAICALMNQFDLNARTLERKNGFITYLKEAEKITEFLSIIGATSALLHFEDVRIMRDMRNSVNRLVNCETANLNKTINAAVRQIDNIKYIQSTVGLEALPERLREIAALRIANEDVTLKELGEMLTTGQVSKSGINHRLRKLDQIAERLRSGETPAQVGLKISNS; via the coding sequence ATGTCATTTGCATCGGAAACGAAGAAAGAATTAACCCATATGGACGTAAGTGATAGCGATGCAAAAGTGGAACTCGCAGCTTTTATTCGAATGAATGGCGCCATCTCGTTTTCAAATCAATTAGTGATAATGGATGTCCAAACCGAGAATGCGGCTATAGCTAGACGAATGTATCAATTACTGAAAGATTTATATGAAGTGCCAATTGAACTTCTTGTACGTCGCAAAATGAAGCTGAAAAAAAATAATGTATATATCGTTCGTTTGAAAGCTGGCACACGGGGGATTTTGGAAGATTTACGAATTCTTGAGCCTCCAATGACGTTTACGAAATCGATTGATAGGGGATTTGTTAAGAAGAGAAGCGCCAAACGTGCCTATTTGCGCGGAGCCTTTTTGGCAAGTGGATCAGTTAATAATCCGGAAACTTCTTCTTATCATTTAGAAATTTTCTCTGTTTATGAGGAGCATAATGAGGCGATTTGCGCTTTAATGAACCAATTTGACCTCAATGCGCGGACACTTGAACGGAAAAATGGTTTTATTACCTATTTGAAAGAAGCAGAAAAAATAACGGAATTCTTGAGTATTATTGGGGCGACTAGCGCACTTCTTCATTTTGAGGATGTTCGGATTATGCGCGATATGCGGAATTCGGTGAATAGGCTAGTGAACTGTGAAACAGCGAATCTCAACAAGACTATTAATGCGGCAGTTAGGCAAATCGATAATATTAAATATATCCAATCAACAGTTGGTTTAGAAGCTTTACCAGAACGATTGCGCGAGATTGCGGCACTTCGGATAGCCAATGAAGATGTGACGCTGAAAGAGCTAGGCGAAATGCTAACAACTGGGCAAGTAAGTAAATCAGGTATTAATCATCGTCTCCGAAAACTAGATCAGATTGCAGAACGCCTTAGAAGCGGAGAAACACCAGCGCAAGTCGGACTCAAAATCAGTAATAGTTAA
- a CDS encoding amino acid permease — protein sequence MTKINSFFRKKSFHNPATDKHHLNKTLGAFDLTMLGVGAVVGGGIFILPGQVASVIAGPGIIISFIIAGIACCLAALCYSEFASKLPVAGSAYTYSYHVFGEGVAWILGWSLILEYGLAVAAIASGWSSYMKSLLAGFDLHIPKVISSAYDPSAGTYFDLLAFVVVMVIGILLSFGIRESTRVNNIMVLVKIAVVVLFILVGAFYVKPDNWTPFLPFGVQGVITGASTVFFAYIGFDAVSSAAEEVKNPQKNMPIGIIASLAVCTLLYILLSAVLTGVVPYTDLVGVSAPVAFALQAINQNWIAGLLSVGAIVGMTTVVLVMSYGGTRLLFAMGRDGLLPQSFSKISKNDTPVRNTMIFATVMGLIASTVPMEDLAQLINIGTLFAFAMVSIGIFFLRRNPDLNQKGFKTPFYPVVPALSFLLCVYLMLNLSKTTWIAFGIWFVLGILVYVFYGRRHSALRIK from the coding sequence ATGACGAAAATTAATTCTTTTTTCAGAAAAAAGAGTTTTCATAACCCAGCGACAGACAAACATCATTTGAACAAAACGTTAGGAGCATTTGATTTAACGATGCTTGGAGTCGGGGCGGTTGTTGGGGGAGGGATATTTATTCTTCCAGGGCAGGTAGCTTCTGTCATTGCAGGACCAGGAATTATAATTTCATTTATTATTGCGGGAATTGCTTGCTGTTTAGCGGCACTTTGTTATTCGGAGTTTGCTTCTAAATTACCAGTTGCTGGTAGCGCCTATACGTATAGTTATCATGTATTTGGTGAAGGAGTGGCGTGGATTTTAGGTTGGTCGCTTATTTTAGAATATGGCTTGGCTGTAGCGGCAATCGCAAGCGGCTGGTCTTCTTATATGAAAAGCCTACTAGCGGGATTTGACTTGCACATTCCAAAAGTTATTTCATCAGCTTATGATCCAAGTGCGGGAACGTATTTTGATTTACTAGCATTTGTTGTTGTTATGGTAATTGGGATTTTACTTAGCTTTGGAATTCGTGAATCGACGCGCGTAAATAATATTATGGTTTTAGTTAAAATCGCAGTTGTTGTATTATTTATTTTGGTAGGCGCTTTTTATGTAAAACCAGATAATTGGACGCCGTTCTTACCATTTGGTGTACAAGGTGTCATTACTGGGGCTTCCACTGTATTCTTTGCCTATATCGGCTTTGATGCTGTTTCAAGTGCAGCAGAAGAAGTGAAGAATCCGCAGAAAAACATGCCAATCGGAATTATTGCTTCACTAGCAGTTTGTACATTGCTTTATATTTTACTTTCAGCTGTTCTTACGGGCGTTGTACCTTACACTGATTTAGTTGGCGTTAGTGCACCTGTTGCCTTCGCACTTCAAGCAATTAATCAAAACTGGATTGCTGGGTTGCTCTCAGTTGGTGCAATCGTAGGGATGACAACCGTTGTGCTTGTTATGTCTTATGGCGGTACTCGTTTGTTATTCGCAATGGGACGTGACGGATTATTACCTCAATCATTTTCAAAAATCAGCAAAAATGATACACCAGTCAGAAATACGATGATTTTTGCGACAGTGATGGGGCTGATTGCTTCTACTGTACCAATGGAAGATTTAGCGCAATTAATTAATATTGGAACACTGTTTGCCTTTGCAATGGTTTCTATCGGGATTTTCTTTTTACGAAGAAACCCAGACTTGAACCAAAAAGGATTTAAAACACCATTTTATCCTGTAGTACCAGCACTTTCCTTTTTACTTTGTGTTTATTTAATGCTTAATTTATCTAAAACAACATGGATCGCGTTTGGTATTTGGTTCGTGCTAGGGATTTTAGTATATGTATTTTACGGAAGAAGACATTCAGCGCTTCGTATAAAATAA
- a CDS encoding aldose epimerase family protein, whose translation MIFIEVIKEYFGEFEGETVWQWTLVNDYGMRMSVLNYGAIVTSLETKDKFGEFANISLGFTNLDDYLAHSPYFGATLGPVAGRISKGQFSLDGKQFQLTQNEGANHRHGGKLNFSKKLWDVSVEEELDQLVMTFEYCWADGENGYPGNIDAKMTYTLNNKNEWLINYEAKTDQPTIYNPSNHIYFNLNGEVGATVLQQQLWVNSDAFLPIDEASLPIGEIRLVEDSIFDLRAGREIAEITQSDDAQVKLVGTGLDHAFILKHENGCPDAVLFDPVSGRRLEMETMCDAVLVYTANSLDGSFEMEGQAVPKYAGITMETQGLVDAINHDGFGDIVLRPEKPFTSRTAFRFTVES comes from the coding sequence GTGATTTTCATCGAAGTAATAAAGGAATATTTTGGTGAGTTTGAGGGAGAAACAGTCTGGCAGTGGACACTAGTAAATGACTACGGGATGCGAATGAGCGTGTTGAATTACGGCGCGATTGTTACTTCCCTTGAAACAAAAGATAAATTTGGTGAGTTTGCGAATATTAGTCTTGGATTTACGAATTTAGATGATTATTTGGCGCACTCTCCGTATTTCGGTGCGACGCTTGGTCCGGTTGCTGGTCGCATTAGTAAAGGCCAATTTAGTCTGGACGGGAAACAATTTCAGCTGACTCAAAATGAAGGGGCTAACCATCGTCACGGTGGTAAACTTAATTTTAGTAAGAAGCTTTGGGATGTTTCTGTGGAAGAAGAGTTGGATCAGCTTGTGATGACTTTTGAATATTGCTGGGCGGATGGGGAAAATGGCTATCCGGGGAACATTGATGCCAAAATGACTTATACGCTAAATAATAAGAATGAATGGCTGATTAATTATGAAGCAAAAACGGATCAGCCGACTATTTATAATCCGAGCAATCATATTTATTTTAACTTGAACGGAGAAGTTGGAGCCACAGTTTTACAACAGCAACTTTGGGTGAATAGCGATGCCTTTTTGCCGATTGATGAAGCGTCCCTTCCGATTGGGGAAATTCGGTTAGTTGAGGATAGTATTTTTGATTTACGAGCGGGGCGTGAAATAGCTGAAATTACTCAAAGTGATGATGCGCAAGTGAAATTAGTTGGCACTGGGCTTGATCATGCATTTATTTTAAAACATGAAAATGGTTGTCCGGATGCGGTTTTGTTTGACCCGGTGTCAGGGCGCCGTTTGGAAATGGAAACGATGTGTGATGCGGTTTTAGTTTATACGGCTAATAGTTTGGATGGCTCTTTTGAAATGGAGGGGCAAGCTGTGCCAAAATATGCTGGTATTACAATGGAAACGCAAGGCTTGGTGGATGCGATTAATCACGACGGATTTGGTGACATCGTGCTAAGACCAGAAAAACCTTTTACATCTAGGACAGCTTTTCGCTTTACGGTGGAGAGCTGA
- the galE gene encoding UDP-glucose 4-epimerase GalE, with the protein MSIVVLGGAGYIGSHAVDELITRGYEVVVIDNLRTGHKESIHKKAKFYEGDIRDKAFLSSVFEKETVDGVIHFAASSLVGESMEVPLAYLNNNVYGTQIVLEVMEQFGVKHIVFSSSAATYGEPERVPITEDMPTNPESTYGETKLIMEKMMKWCDKAYDMKFVALRYFNVAGAKADGSIGEDHKPESHLVPIILQVALGQREKLAIYGDDYNTPDGTCIRDYVQVEDLIDAHIRALEYLKNGGESNVFNLGSSNGFSVKEMLEAARVVTGKEIPAEVVPRRAGDPGTLIASSDKAREILGWEPTYTDVKDIIATAWKWHVSHPNGY; encoded by the coding sequence ATGAGTATTGTTGTACTTGGTGGAGCAGGTTATATCGGCTCGCATGCAGTGGATGAGTTAATTACTCGCGGATATGAAGTAGTGGTTATTGATAATTTAAGAACTGGACATAAAGAATCTATTCATAAAAAGGCAAAATTTTATGAAGGGGATATTCGCGATAAGGCGTTTTTAAGTTCGGTTTTTGAAAAAGAAACGGTCGATGGTGTGATTCATTTTGCTGCTAGTTCGCTTGTGGGAGAATCGATGGAAGTACCATTAGCTTATTTAAATAATAACGTTTACGGTACGCAAATTGTTTTAGAAGTGATGGAGCAATTTGGTGTGAAGCATATTGTCTTTTCTTCGAGTGCGGCTACATACGGCGAGCCTGAACGTGTGCCGATTACAGAAGACATGCCGACAAATCCGGAAAGCACTTATGGTGAAACAAAGCTAATTATGGAAAAAATGATGAAATGGTGCGATAAAGCATATGATATGAAATTTGTTGCGCTACGTTATTTCAATGTGGCTGGGGCGAAAGCGGATGGTTCGATTGGTGAGGATCATAAGCCGGAATCGCATCTAGTGCCAATCATTTTACAGGTTGCACTTGGTCAACGCGAAAAATTAGCGATTTATGGGGATGATTATAATACGCCGGATGGTACTTGTATCCGCGATTATGTCCAAGTAGAAGATTTAATTGATGCGCATATTAGAGCGCTAGAATATTTGAAAAATGGTGGAGAAAGTAATGTTTTCAACCTTGGCAGTAGCAACGGATTTTCCGTGAAAGAAATGCTTGAAGCAGCTCGTGTTGTAACAGGAAAAGAAATTCCAGCTGAGGTTGTACCGCGTCGTGCGGGCGATCCGGGAACATTAATTGCTTCTAGTGACAAAGCGCGTGAAATTCTTGGTTGGGAGCCGACGTATACAGACGTAAAAGATATTATCGCAACTGCTTGGAAATGGCATGTATCTCATCCAAATGGCTATTAA